The Impatiens glandulifera unplaced genomic scaffold, dImpGla2.1, whole genome shotgun sequence genomic sequence CTTAGAAACATATCAATATATGTAGTATCTAGAACTCGAGCTACCAACATAGTCAGGATATCACCAACCCTAGAAACATTAATTAAAGCACCTTAATCAAAAGAATAACTTCAAATTACAAATCTACAACTTCAAACGACCAACGACAGACAGAATCCCACACTGAATTAAGTCCAAGGGCAAAACATAATAGCTTTAGGTAACAGAAAAATAACGCACCTGCATCGAATTGCTTGAAATTGAAGGTTTTTCTGGCGCACCCATAGACGCCGCTAGTTCAAGAATTTGAATACACACTACAGGAGCGGCGGGAATTGAATTGATGATGTAGGGAAACGGATGCTgcaataaattaattgaatgaaGAGGATATAGGGAAAATGGAAGAATACGGACAAATTGGAATATAGGTTCAGACTTATGAGCATCGGTTGGAAACCCTAAACCACCATTGACGTCCCAGTGAACCTGTGTGgtatctctttctctctcctccctctctctctctagcttttattcatttcctttcctttctttttcctttcttccGCGCAGTACCTGTTCCCCGTCGACCTTAAACACTAAAAGAGATAACTCGAAATTGGTccttgaattttttataatttcaatatatatccTTAAAACtcatattattgttattataaccttaaatatgtcaattacttaatatatatcctaaaaacctaaatataaaactaaatgtTAATAGATATGTATAAGAAATCTCTTAAACAtagtaataaaacataattaaggtAATATACaagcaaaaaaatatatataaaaaagttaaccTCAAcctaagttataaaatattctCAAGATTaagattttaacaaataataaataaaaaacacattaaaaataataaacacaaactgaaaacataatataatatatctcagtgtcataaaaaaatatattatttatgaatattttaaaatttcaaatattttaactaataaattgtaaaatataattaaattttattttttttatcattacatttaaatttagagtaatcattTGAGTACTATATTGTTTTTGCAcacataattatattaattaaagtattagtttgtcatttaaataattatataattaattttaatattaaattaaaatatttaagtactatattttatttttaataataaaaaattagtttaaaaaatattgaaaataaaatatttcaaattaagattttaacaaataataaaattataataataatatattttaaacaaataaattaattaaaataattttaattgtcttAAATATagcattatataattttaattaattaattatatttataaaatatataaaacattttaagatACATACAAattggtataaaaaaaattttaaaaatgtttatttgaaaactatatACAATGTTTTatgattgttttttataaattgaaattttattaataatttttgtattaattatttaatttatttattttgatatacattttatttttttataaaaaagtattaataaattatttaattataatgacaaagttttattaaaaaaaaaagtaatataaaaaatattttaaaatatggatataaaaaaatgttattatattaaattatatttttttaactaattaaatcaaatatttaaaaatatagtaaaatagattttttttatttaattttacatttttttaaatatttaaaatatttataaaatatacaaattattattctaaatattatttatttaatcatataaaatattaaaatattagatttttttatccattttatatattaataaaattaaataaaaaaaaatataagtttatattaaaTTCTCTAATTATacattaactttttaataataaataaaattataattaaaaatattaatataaaatttatttttgtaataattatgaaaaagatgaaattcacataaaaataagaagaagtTAAACGTTATATCATCatcaatacaaaatttaaaaaactaaggaattctttttaaataaaaaataataattataaattgaaaaatataaaataaatttaatttttagtttttttatatatattttgaaaataattagttgatatattttataaattgttattataaattaataaaaaaaatatttaatttaagtaaataataatttttaaaataaaattgatcatatttaatttagtaaatattaattaattagttatataaattaaatatataaatattatatattacataacaattatatatagagattataTGTTAAACagttaatcataattttattttagtttttataaaaaaaaaatattttttaaatatttattattctattttttctaaataattattcattattttttgattgaatatttatttaaataaaatatattctaaataaaattatatatatatatatatattaaattgtttaatcttattaaacttttaaacataaaataatcatttaaaaatattttatttgaattattattaattttaataaatataaataaaattattaaactattaaaaaagtatatatttattttaaaattattttattactttttattttataataaaataataaatataattaaatgcaTTGTTATGATATATTCTTAAAAGttagtaaatataaataaaatatttttcatatataatatataagtaaaattagatatatttaatgattatatgatattttttagtttataaattataatattttaatgcaaAATAGGAATAACATGAATCAAGTTAACTATTTGCATAAACATGATACATGATtctaagttaatatatttttatttttaaatatatatatatatatgttttatatgtTACATTTGTCTGGTTTTGAATGAGGTAATATAGTTTTGAATTTATTGTAAATTGAAATGGCATGTTACATCTGTCtggtttttagaaaaaaaaattgaagaattttttttatgtaaatagaTATATACTatgatcaattaattgaagaatagattaattttttaaatatcagatcaagatttttaattttaaaagaagaaatagaACCATGCAAGTATTTGTTTGAGCACGAACACTGATCACAATTCATAACTACCCACTCTTTCTCCCTCTCCTTCTTCCTTGCTACTCCATTAATGGCGTATCTGAAGATTCTCTGGTACACAGTCTCTCGTTACTCAAGAAACCATTCTTCCCCACTTCCCAAATCAAGAAACCAAGCCTTCACCGGATCCTTTATCGTCATTGGATCATTCTGCCTCTCATATTTCTTCTTATCAGCTTCTATTTCTAACTCCCCACCAACACTAATCGCCGCCAGCTTTGCTTCCCGCCTCCTTTCTATCTCTTCCAGTTCCATCACTTCAACTTACAAACATTTCCCAGCAAACTATGCTTCTATTTCATCATCATCCCAATCAAGAGAAATAAAAACTCACTTAAACTCTTGCAACATCTTCCATGGAAAATGGGTTTTGGATAAAAGATCGAGACCTCATTACAAACCTGGTTCATGTCCTTACGTTGATAGTGCTTTCAACTGTTTCAAAAACGGCAGGACTGATTCTAATTACTTCCAGCTCCGGTGGAAGCCTCACGGTTGCAACATTCCCAGGTCGAATAATTACTTAATAGCTAACTAACTGTAACCCTTTTTGTAAATTGAAGATGATGGATGATACAATGCAGGTTTAATGGGACGAAAATGCTGGAATTGTTGAGAGGTAAAAGAGTGGTGTTTGTTGGAGATTCATTGAACAGAAACATGTGGCAATCACTTGTTTGTTCCTTGAGAAACTCCCTTGTTGACAAAAGCAGAGTTCTTGACGTTTCCGGCCGGCGAAGATTCAAGACCCAGGGTTTCTATTCCTTCAGATTCAAGGtacaatatttttcataataccAAGCTTATCATGAATTGATGTTGATATTTTCTTTTGTGAATGCCCAGGATTATAAGTGCtcaattgattttataaaatcgCCATTCTTGGTTCAAGAATGGAAAAATGCAGACAAGAAGGGGACGAGGAGAGAAACTCTAAGACTAGACTTGATTCAAGAATCTTCAACAACCCAGTACCATAATGCTGATATCCTCATCTTCAACACCGGCCATTGGTGGACTCACCATAAGACTAACAAAGGGTATTAATTAATCAGACTAGAGGTTGTATTTTAGCAGATCTTTGTAAATTGTATTAGTATATCTCCTCTCTCAGGAATAACTATTTCCAGGAAGGAAATCGGGTATACATAAGACTAGAGGTTGAAGAGGCCTATACAAGAGCATTGAAAACATGGGCAAAATGGGTTGATTCCAAAGTAAACTCCACAAAAACCCGTGTCTTCTTTCGAGGGTATTCGGCTTCACATTTCAGGTATTCATTCACTCATTATCCATCATCACCATCATGATCATCTTCGATTTTCTGATTATATCTGCATTTGTTGTTAAGAGGAGGGCAATGGAATTCTGGGGGAAGTTGTGATGGGGAAACAGAGCCGATATGGAACGACAGCTTCCTTGGGCCGTATCCATGGATGATGAATGTTCTAGAATCAGTGATGTCGGGCATGAAGACGCCGGTTTCTTACTTGAATATAACTAGAATGACTGATTACAGAAAAGACGGTCATCCTTCTATATTCCGGCAGTCGGAGGTGAGGAGTGGCCGCCGGCCGATCATCCAGGATTGCAGTCATTGGTGCCTTCCTGGTGTTCCAGATTCTTGGAACGAACTTCTTTATGTTTCTCTTCTTATGTCTCATCATCTATAATTAATGTAAGGAGAGAAGCATTTAGAGTGttgtttccttttttatttCTGATTTGGATTTaacaaagttattattatttatttatttatttaattgcagattatattaatatatttattgtaaaaaacaaatactactacaaaaaaaattttatgttattgttacctcacattttttttattaaatcttgcttaattttttttgaaaaatgattagGTAAAAGAATTtggtaagggaatttggtgaggaaatgaTTTgtcattatcaaataatttctctcttttctctctttcctcccacttttacattttccaaccaaccAAGTTGATgccaaataatttctcttttttctcccacttttacatttttcaaccaacCAAGGTGATGCCatgtcattccctcaccaaattttctctctctatcactcctcatatttttttttgtttatagtgtttgataaaattaaaaattaagatttaaagtCATGTAAAAATAGAATTATCTAAAGTTGTATAATTTTAGTAATCAATATTTGAAGATAAATAATTCGGAGAAGGGAATTTTAGAGAGATGATATGGACGCACAAttgaaaaattaacaatttttctctctcttatctCCTAACACTTTATCACAGGTTATTCCTCTCTCAAATTACCTCCTCTAttacttttcatatttaaattagattaataatatccaatatatatatatatattatattcttatatattaatcatattagttaaaactaaatatattattaaataaatgctAATAGGGATGaaatgtaaatttttaaaagaaaagaaaaaaaatgagattacATTTATGCTTCTCCCTTTTTCCCTCTAAcataggaaaaaaataaaaatataaaaaggaagagtaaatttttttttttactttttagttAATTAGATTGCGCTTTCCTTCACTCATTTTGTCTTTTAAATTTCCTCCCccaatcatttcatttttttaaataatgtttaaaattaatatattttttaaatagtttatttaattaaaaaaaaggtttaaaCACAacgataaaaacataatataaaaaagttatgtacaaattaaataaatattagaataattaattcaCTCGAAGATCTTCAAGCAGCACAATAAGATCTTCACACGAATCCATAGATTTTCGGATCTAATCTCCGACATCGTCATGATAATGACATTGTGATTAACgacatatttttattgttaaaagtTCTCCGATTTCTTtccaaccagatagtccaccaGAAAATTATAAGGATATAGACCCATCTTCTAAGTCTCGCATTTTTAGTCGCCCCAATCCATGCTTCCCAATAGCCATTAAACAATTTTCGACATAACCCATTATATTTCAGTCAAATTCCACAAAAGACTACATATACTTGCAATAACATGACAATGTATAAGTAGACGAGAAATTGTCTCAGCCTCTTTGTAACACATACAACAACGACTCATAATAATCATGTTATTTTTCATACATCTATCGTTAGTGATAATTCCGTTGAGAATAATACTCTAACCAAAAAATGAGATCTTGGTAGGCATCTTAGACTCCCATAAATTTTCCCAACAAAGATTAATCGGActaactttattgaacaaagTATAACAATGTCCCACATGAAAATTATTCAGATCACGTCACCATATAGAATCTCGAGAAGACGTGCTTAACTCATTATTTCTAACCATGAATAAAAGTCTATCATTGAACATGTTTTCTTCACTGTACAATCTTCTTTTATACCTGATACGGTTATAAAAACGACTAGACCGAATGTCAAACATATCTTTGACCGAAACATCTCTACAAATAGAATTAGAAGCAATATTGGGGAAAATATTCACCACACCAAGTGTCATCCCAAACACTAATCGAACTTTCATCACccataataaaaattgaatgctCCCGATAAATATTCCACATGACATAAATATTACTCCAAATGTTGCATCCCACGGGTCTATAAGAATTCTTGGTGAATCAACCAAACTTTCCTGaccatatttacatttaatcaaTTTGACATAAATACTCTTTTGCTCAGATGCAAATCTATTGTACCATTTggataataatgttttattaaaaaaaataagattgcAGATTCTTAACCCCtgctcttttattaatttaaccttATCACAACTCactaaatgaaaaattagacGATCTCCATAAGAATTTACATATGATTCTCTTTATCTTCACGACCACACACTTTGGGAGGACAAATAAAGacattatataaattgatattgAAGAAAGAACGTTCTTGATAAGGACTAAGAGACCTCCCTTAGAAATCATCTTACTTGTCCAAATGAGAAGCTTCCTCTCCATTTTACCGATGATCGAGTCCCAAGAAGCTTTGGAGCTAGATTTAGCTCCTAGAGGGAGCTCGGGATACGTAGAcgaaaaaattcaattttaatactAGAATACATGTCAATCTAATCTTTCTCTTAAATGAAACTGAATTATAGAAGAAAATATCAGACTTACCCAAATTAACACGCAGTCTCAAACACACTCCAAATAAGTAGAGAATATCATGAAGGTGCTTGACATTTCTCTTAGTAGCATGAATCATGTAAAGAGTGTcatctataaataataaatgagacaTAGAGAATGAAGATCGTCTTGAACCACACTCCACCCCACAAACAAACCCGCATTTCGGCAAAACAATATCATTATAGAAAGGCTTCcataacaataacaaataagaaaggGGAAAGAGGTTCCCCTTGTCTTAAACCCCTTGAACTCTTAAAGAAACCATGAGAGCTCCCATTCATAATAACAGAGAATTTTGTCGTCGATATGTAAAATTTAATCCATCTGATCCATTTCTCTCCCATACTCATTCTAcccataatataaaaaaagaactCCCAATTAACATGCTCATATGCTTTTTCGATATCGAGATTGACAAAAGCAC encodes the following:
- the LOC124917864 gene encoding protein trichome birefringence-like 4 — protein: MAYLKILWYTVSRYSRNHSSPLPKSRNQAFTGSFIVIGSFCLSYFFLSASISNSPPTLIAASFASRLLSISSSSITSTYKHFPANYASISSSSQSREIKTHLNSCNIFHGKWVLDKRSRPHYKPGSCPYVDSAFNCFKNGRTDSNYFQLRWKPHGCNIPRFNGTKMLELLRGKRVVFVGDSLNRNMWQSLVCSLRNSLVDKSRVLDVSGRRRFKTQGFYSFRFKDYKCSIDFIKSPFLVQEWKNADKKGTRRETLRLDLIQESSTTQYHNADILIFNTGHWWTHHKTNKGNNYFQEGNRVYIRLEVEEAYTRALKTWAKWVDSKVNSTKTRVFFRGYSASHFRGGQWNSGGSCDGETEPIWNDSFLGPYPWMMNVLESVMSGMKTPVSYLNITRMTDYRKDGHPSIFRQSEVRSGRRPIIQDCSHWCLPGVPDSWNELLYVSLLMSHHL